A genomic window from Lutra lutra chromosome 17, mLutLut1.2, whole genome shotgun sequence includes:
- the MED29 gene encoding mediator of RNA polymerase II transcription subunit 29, protein MAASQPQAAAASSAAGVSGPGSSGGPGPQQQPQPPAQLVGPAQSGLLQQQQQDFDPVQRYKMLIPQLKESLQTLMKVAAQNLIQNTNIDNGQKSSDGPIQRFDKCLEEFYALCDQLELCLRLAHECLSQSCDSAKHSPTLVPTATKPDAVQPDSLPYPQYLAVIKAQIACAKDIHTALLDCANKVTGKTPAPPTGPGGTL, encoded by the exons ATGGCTGCGTCCCAGCCGCAGGCTGCAGCTGCTTCGTCTGCTGCGGGCGTATCGGGTCCGGGTTCGTCTGGCGGCCCGGGTCCGCAACAGCAGCCTCAACCACCAGCACAGCTGGTGGGGCCTGCCCAGAGCGGGCTTTTGCAGCAACAGCAACAGGACTTCGACCCAGTGCAGCGTTATAAGATGCTCATCCCGCAGTTGAAGGAGAGTCTACAG accttGATGAAGGTTGCAGCCCAGAACTTGATTCAGAACACTAACATTGACAACGGACA AAAGAGCAGTGATGGACCCATACAGCGCTTTGACAAGTGTCTGGAAGAGTTCTACGCACTCTGTGACCAGCTGGAGCTCTGCCTG CGCCTGGCCCACGAGTGCCTGTCCCAGAGTTGCGACAGTGCCAAGCACTCTCCCACTCTGGTGCCCACGGCCACCAAACCGGATGCAGTGCAGCCTGACAGCCTGCCCTACCCGCAGTACCTGGCAGTCATCAAAGCCCAGATTGCTTGTGCCAAGGACATTCACACCGCTCTGCTGGACTGCGCCAACAAGGTTACAGGCAAGACGCCTGCACCACCTACTGGCCCCGGGGGCACCCTGTGA